Below is a genomic region from Methanosphaera sp. ISO3-F5.
AAGGTATAAATTATAGGAAGAACTATTATTGATTATAAGCCGCATAATTATAATATAATCAATAATAAATACTATAATTATTATTTTGTGGGGGTAATGGAAATTAAAAGAATAACAAATAAGAAAGTACACCTGGTACTATTCATGCTACTGTGTATCGTATCATTATCAGTATCCTCTGCATACTATACTGGAACAGGTTTCACACACAGTAAGGCAGATAATTATTATGACTCATATTCTACACAGGACATACTGGGAAAATATGAGAACACCTATTTAACCAGTGAAGAACGTGCCGTCTGTACAAAAGTAGTGGATGGAGATACAATCTACTTATCCAATGGAAAAAAAGTTCGACTAGTGGGAGTAAACACTCCAGAAAAAGGAGTGGCAGGATGTCAAGCTTCCAAAAGATTTGTTGAAAAATTATGTTTAAACAAAGAAGTTGGAATAAATGCTGATGACCGAAAATACACAGATAAGTATGGTAGAACACTAGCCGTGGTAATAGTTGATGGAAAGAATTTGAATGAAATGCTTCTAAAGGAGGGCCTGGCAGAGGTAATGTTCATACCACCAAGTGAATTCTCACCATACAAGTGGGCTGAGGGTGCACCAGCAGCTGATCATGTGACAACAACAGATACCAGTACTAGTGTAGAGTCTTCCAGTTCCACTAATAACCTGGCCAGCAGCAGTTCTGATGGTTATGTGGGAAATATAAATTCACAAAAGTTTCATAAGCCGGACTGTAAAGGAGTAAGTAAGATGAGTGATAAGAACAAGGTTTACTTCTCCAGCAGACAGGATGCAATTGATAATGGGTATCAGGCCTGTCATATATGCAACCCCTAAACACCCTATTTTTTTTAAATAATTATATTAGTACATGTACATGTAATACTAGTTTTTTCTAAAAATGTATCATACAAATCATTTTAAACAACATACCAATAAGAATAATACAAACATTTATAAAAAACACCATAAATACTATTACACAACTACAAAAACAATACATATAAATAAAATATTACCTGTAACTAAAAAAAAATGAAATAAAATAATAAAAAAACGATAAGGGGAAAAGAAAATGATAACCTGGAAACACTTATTCAACCAGAAAATATTAGAAAAAAGCAAAAACTACAAAGGAAAAATCAGTGAAATAAAACATACTCCAAGTACAATAACAGCACAACTAAAAACAAACAAAGAATTCAAAGTAGAACTAATAATAGAAGAAAATCAATTATTTGACCTAAACTGTACATGTTCAAACAAAACACATTGCATACATCAAGCAGTATTCCTACGATTCATAGAAGAATTCCCAGAAATCCTAGAAGACCACCAAAAATACTATAAACCACAAAAATCAGTATTAAACAAAGACTGCGAACAAATGCTAAAACAAGTAAGCATAACACGCCTAAACACATTCATAAAAAAAGAATTAAAACAAAACCCACAATTCAAATATGATTTCATCAAATACTTCCAGAACAAATCATTAATAGATGAAAAACTATACGAAAAAAAACTGAACACAATATTCAACAACGCAAAAGGACAAGGATTCAGCTACCATGGCTACTATGAAATGAGAAGCCTAGCAAAACCACTAAAAAAATACATGAGAACCGACATTAAAAAACTAATAGAAGCAAAAGAATACAAACTAGCATGCAAACTATTAAACAATATAATGGAAAAGTTATCAGATGAAAATTACTTCGATGATAGAAGATTCTATGACATAGTTTATTATTACCAGGATTATGCAGATATACTACTAGAACAGAACATTAATGACAAAGATAAAAACAAAATAAAAAAATATTTAATCCACTTCTACGAATTCGGATTCTAAAACAAAATGATTATACAAACATGTTACATAAAATGTGGTTATCAAAGAAAAAATACATTGAAAAAAATATAAAAAATAGAAGATTAGAATATTATTATCCATTCTAATCACACGTTTTTAACATTTAATTGAAGTTTATTGTTTGAGTAAATATTGGATTACTACTAAAGCTTTCACTTACTCGTATCTCTAC
It encodes:
- a CDS encoding thermonuclease family protein, which codes for MEIKRITNKKVHLVLFMLLCIVSLSVSSAYYTGTGFTHSKADNYYDSYSTQDILGKYENTYLTSEERAVCTKVVDGDTIYLSNGKKVRLVGVNTPEKGVAGCQASKRFVEKLCLNKEVGINADDRKYTDKYGRTLAVVIVDGKNLNEMLLKEGLAEVMFIPPSEFSPYKWAEGAPAADHVTTTDTSTSVESSSSTNNLASSSSDGYVGNINSQKFHKPDCKGVSKMSDKNKVYFSSRQDAIDNGYQACHICNP